From Chloroflexota bacterium, the proteins below share one genomic window:
- a CDS encoding extracellular solute-binding protein, with protein sequence MARYSRRMVLQTLVAALPVALVACGQAAPAAKPAESSKPAETKPAAPAAAAASPAAAKPAGTPVTGAGIGGGQPAVAASPSPGATGADNPMPFKAPTAKAGGPTTITFWHWAGFHNDVQKAIGEEYKAKGDPNVSLEITAYPNLNDQRTAVKAALAANSPTPDIIGVEPGADGVDYLNSGGVISFNKFFEQDKEFKDSFWPNALQLLTINGQTVSVPVVTNTVVVFYNKKLFAEAGVQPPETWDDMKKLAPVFNGKGVAPVVTAAGHDRNWPIFPFYTAAGGLKQDIKMRDADLGKLEWTGAEMMQVAEKTEEIIKSDLIIKGAIGIKEPDSVGIFATGKAAMLWGGQWLRTSIRAAIPPDFDMGIIPFPAFTAGGPKPVLSSVGITLTVNSRSKNPELAFEMVRALTGVRGKVTYSGALGISPNGPINADALAYQMDKLKDPLYPEFLKLQPTGTTRVLFTPAVQEAMYQGWQAVYSGSKNAKQVMEEVEAASKKAGERKFTVG encoded by the coding sequence GTGGCTCGCTACTCGCGTCGTATGGTTCTTCAGACCCTGGTCGCCGCACTGCCGGTGGCCCTCGTGGCGTGCGGCCAGGCGGCGCCCGCTGCCAAGCCTGCCGAGTCATCGAAGCCGGCCGAGACGAAGCCGGCCGCGCCGGCGGCAGCGGCAGCCTCGCCGGCCGCTGCGAAGCCGGCCGGGACGCCGGTGACGGGCGCGGGCATCGGCGGAGGCCAGCCGGCCGTGGCCGCTTCGCCCTCTCCGGGGGCGACGGGCGCTGACAATCCGATGCCGTTCAAGGCGCCGACAGCCAAGGCCGGCGGCCCGACGACGATCACCTTCTGGCACTGGGCCGGCTTCCACAACGACGTGCAGAAGGCGATTGGCGAGGAGTACAAGGCCAAGGGCGATCCGAACGTCTCGCTGGAGATCACGGCCTACCCGAACCTGAACGACCAGCGCACGGCGGTCAAGGCGGCGCTGGCGGCGAACAGCCCGACGCCGGACATCATCGGGGTGGAGCCGGGCGCGGACGGCGTCGACTACCTGAACAGCGGCGGCGTCATCTCGTTCAACAAGTTCTTCGAGCAGGACAAGGAGTTCAAGGACAGCTTCTGGCCGAACGCGCTCCAGCTGCTCACCATCAACGGCCAGACCGTCTCGGTTCCGGTCGTCACCAACACGGTGGTGGTCTTCTACAACAAGAAGCTGTTCGCCGAGGCGGGGGTGCAGCCGCCCGAGACCTGGGACGACATGAAGAAGCTCGCGCCGGTCTTCAACGGCAAGGGCGTCGCCCCGGTGGTCACGGCGGCCGGCCACGACCGCAACTGGCCGATCTTCCCCTTCTACACCGCCGCTGGTGGCCTGAAGCAGGACATCAAGATGCGCGACGCCGATCTCGGCAAGCTCGAATGGACGGGCGCCGAGATGATGCAGGTGGCCGAGAAGACCGAGGAGATCATCAAGTCGGACCTGATCATCAAGGGCGCTATCGGCATCAAGGAGCCAGACTCGGTCGGCATCTTCGCGACGGGCAAGGCGGCGATGCTCTGGGGCGGCCAGTGGCTGCGGACCTCGATCCGCGCGGCGATCCCGCCGGACTTCGACATGGGCATCATTCCGTTCCCGGCTTTCACGGCCGGCGGACCGAAGCCGGTGCTCAGCTCGGTCGGCATTACGCTGACGGTGAACTCCCGGAGCAAGAACCCGGAGCTGGCCTTCGAGATGGTCCGTGCGCTGACTGGCGTGCGCGGCAAGGTGACCTACAGCGGCGCGCTCGGCATCTCGCCGAACGGCCCGATCAACGCCGATGCGCTGGCCTACCAGATGGACAAGCTGAAGGACCCGCTCTACCCCGAGTTCCTGAAGCTCCAGCCGACGGGCACCACCCGTGTCCTCTTCACGCCGGCCGTCCAGGAGGCGATGTACCAGGGCTGGCAGGCTGTCTACTCGGGCAGCAAGAACGCGAAGCAGGTGATGGAAGAGGTCGAGGCGGCCTCCAAGAAGGCCGGCGAGAGGAAGTTCACCGTTGGCTGA
- a CDS encoding sugar ABC transporter permease produces MADSVAVHRAVAAPARRRHIGRTLTAYAFVGPALLVLCAFILYPAFYSLALSFYEWNGFTPEWGDFVGLNNYRELVRDPVFWKVALNSILFVVVRTPIEVTIAFMLALLLNQNIPGRSFLRTMFFVPVVMSLIVVTLIFQRILEPNAGFLNTFLRNVGLGAFAHPWLADTTTALPAVIFVSIWKNIGFSLVILLAGLQGLPQEVLEAARCDGANRRQLTLQVVTPLMKPIIGIATVLSVIGGLKVFDLVYIMTRGGPTYSTEVFATMLYRHAFDLNEMGIASALAVIMVLVIMGTSQLQTFLLRER; encoded by the coding sequence TTGGCTGATTCGGTCGCCGTTCACCGCGCCGTGGCAGCACCGGCGCGGCGGCGGCACATCGGTCGGACGCTCACGGCCTACGCGTTCGTGGGGCCGGCCCTGCTCGTGCTGTGCGCGTTCATCCTCTACCCGGCGTTCTACTCGCTGGCGCTGAGCTTCTACGAGTGGAACGGCTTCACGCCCGAGTGGGGCGATTTCGTCGGTCTGAACAACTACCGCGAGCTGGTCCGCGACCCGGTGTTCTGGAAGGTCGCGCTCAACTCGATCCTGTTTGTGGTGGTGCGGACGCCGATTGAGGTCACCATTGCCTTCATGCTGGCGCTGTTGCTGAACCAGAACATCCCCGGGCGCTCGTTCCTCCGCACGATGTTCTTCGTGCCGGTCGTCATGTCGCTGATCGTCGTGACGCTGATCTTCCAGCGGATTCTGGAGCCGAACGCCGGGTTCCTGAATACTTTCCTGCGGAACGTCGGCCTGGGGGCGTTCGCGCATCCGTGGCTGGCGGACACGACGACGGCGCTGCCGGCGGTGATCTTCGTGTCGATCTGGAAGAACATCGGGTTCAGCCTGGTGATCCTGCTGGCGGGGTTGCAGGGGCTGCCGCAAGAGGTGTTGGAAGCAGCGCGCTGCGACGGCGCGAACCGCCGTCAGCTCACGCTGCAGGTCGTGACGCCGCTGATGAAGCCGATCATCGGCATCGCCACGGTGCTCTCGGTCATCGGCGGGCTCAAGGTGTTCGACCTGGTCTACATCATGACGCGCGGCGGCCCGACCTACTCGACGGAGGTCTTCGCGACGATGCTCTACCGCCATGCGTTCGACCTGAACGAGATGGGGATCGCATCGGCGCTGGCGGTGATCATGGTGCTGGTGATCATGGGAACCTCGCAGCTACAGACGTTCCTGCTGCGCGAGCGGTAA
- a CDS encoding carbohydrate ABC transporter permease translates to MSPALPAAGAKAGSRFEPAYLAGWVVLLSALVVSIAPFLYLFSLSLMDNQQIFNGTLIAWPVRLANYPEAWVATKIGTLYWNSIYISGGSMIVTVAISALAGYGLGRLEFFGKAYIYALILIGLTIPIQIALIPLFVNLRWLGLMNTPLALIGPYTAFGLAFGTYIMKAFFEELPRELEEAARIDGANDFRIFWQIMLPLTRPAIATISIFLFLQNWNEFLFALTFITDSSMRTLPTGIYALISSEFYGNYGLLAAALVLFSMPVLILYFIFQQQFIEGLTAGALKH, encoded by the coding sequence ATGAGTCCCGCGCTGCCTGCCGCCGGTGCGAAGGCCGGGTCCAGGTTCGAGCCTGCCTATCTGGCGGGCTGGGTCGTGCTGCTGTCGGCGCTGGTCGTGTCGATTGCGCCGTTCCTGTACCTGTTCAGCCTGTCGCTGATGGACAACCAGCAGATCTTCAACGGGACGCTGATCGCGTGGCCGGTGCGGCTGGCGAACTACCCTGAGGCCTGGGTTGCCACGAAGATCGGGACGCTGTACTGGAACAGCATCTACATCTCAGGCGGCTCGATGATCGTGACGGTGGCGATCTCGGCGCTGGCCGGGTACGGCCTGGGGCGGTTGGAGTTCTTCGGCAAGGCGTACATCTACGCGCTGATCCTGATCGGCCTGACGATCCCGATCCAGATCGCGCTGATCCCGCTGTTCGTGAACCTGCGCTGGCTCGGGCTGATGAACACGCCGTTGGCGCTGATCGGGCCGTACACGGCGTTCGGGCTGGCGTTCGGCACGTACATCATGAAGGCGTTCTTCGAGGAGTTGCCGCGCGAGCTGGAAGAGGCGGCCCGCATCGACGGGGCGAACGACTTCCGGATCTTCTGGCAGATCATGCTGCCGCTGACCCGCCCGGCCATCGCGACGATCTCGATCTTCCTGTTCTTGCAGAACTGGAACGAGTTCCTGTTCGCGCTGACGTTCATCACCGACAGCTCGATGCGGACGTTGCCGACGGGCATCTACGCGCTGATCTCGAGCGAGTTCTACGGGAACTACGGGCTGCTGGCGGCGGCGCTGGTGCTGTTCTCGATGCCGGTGCTGATCCTGTACTTCATCTTCCAGCAACAGTTCATCGAGGGGCTGACGGCGGGCGCGCTGAAGCACTGA
- a CDS encoding Gfo/Idh/MocA family oxidoreductase, whose protein sequence is MVLRVGVLGLSHDHIWPNLKALAAGSVGVLAAVAEPDPALRARLAQEQGEIEVHESFDDLLERGDLDAVFVYADNRLSVELAKRALERQLPTMIEKPMAADLPGADSLLSVAARASVPLMVNWPTAWRPAIMQALGLIREGVIGEPVQVSHRGGHVGPVEYGCSPQFCGWLYDAEKNGGGALIDYCGYGALLTLSLLGRPTSVTAVAAHLRKEGLASEDNAIVILKYPRSLGLLEASWTTIGNQPPYGLIVYGDRGTLLVHQPKAAREGGTSGLGQVEILTADGRRLLDPPPLPSDATDGPTYFLTRLRDGRPVEGLLAPQLGRDVQEVLAAALWSSQSGREVTLR, encoded by the coding sequence ATGGTGCTGCGCGTTGGCGTCCTGGGACTCTCACACGACCATATCTGGCCGAACCTGAAGGCCCTCGCGGCGGGCAGCGTCGGCGTGCTGGCCGCCGTGGCCGAGCCAGACCCGGCCTTGCGCGCCCGGCTGGCGCAGGAGCAGGGCGAGATCGAGGTGCACGAGTCGTTTGACGACCTGCTTGAGCGCGGCGATCTCGACGCGGTCTTTGTCTACGCCGACAACAGGCTGTCGGTCGAGCTGGCGAAGCGGGCGCTCGAACGGCAGCTTCCGACGATGATCGAGAAGCCGATGGCGGCGGACCTGCCGGGCGCGGACTCGCTGCTGAGCGTCGCGGCGCGGGCGAGCGTGCCGCTGATGGTGAACTGGCCGACGGCGTGGCGCCCGGCCATCATGCAGGCGTTGGGACTGATCCGCGAGGGCGTCATCGGCGAGCCGGTCCAGGTGAGCCATCGCGGGGGGCACGTCGGTCCCGTCGAGTACGGCTGCTCGCCGCAGTTCTGCGGCTGGCTGTACGACGCCGAGAAGAATGGCGGCGGTGCGCTGATCGACTACTGCGGCTACGGCGCGCTGCTGACGCTCTCGCTGCTGGGCCGGCCGACTTCGGTGACGGCGGTGGCCGCGCATCTCCGCAAGGAGGGCCTCGCCTCCGAGGACAATGCCATCGTCATCTTGAAGTACCCGCGCTCACTCGGCCTGCTCGAAGCGTCCTGGACGACTATCGGGAACCAGCCGCCGTACGGGCTGATTGTCTACGGCGACCGGGGGACGCTGCTGGTGCACCAGCCGAAGGCAGCCCGTGAGGGTGGTACGTCGGGTCTGGGGCAGGTCGAGATCCTGACGGCTGACGGGCGGCGACTGCTCGATCCGCCGCCGCTGCCGTCCGACGCCACGGACGGCCCGACCTACTTCCTGACCCGCCTCCGCGATGGCCGGCCGGTGGAGGGGTTGCTCGCGCCGCAGCTTGGCCGCGACGTGCAGGAAGTGCTGGCGGCGGCGCTGTGGTCGAGCCAGTCCGGGCGGGAAGTGACCCTCAGGTAG
- a CDS encoding ABC transporter permease, producing the protein MAERAISLEAPLAPVAPARPRSRRFAMLRRALTARGAPFGGLVLLAVVLMALLASALAPYDPLKQDLSNILLPPSADHWLGTDNLGRDVVSRMIHGTRVSLIAGLASVALAVVAGSLLGLSAGFAGGTYDSIVMRLIDAILSFPALVLALALGAVMGAGLSGVVIALGVVYTPTFARLMRGQVLTVREREYVQAARVLGSPGWRIVRQHVLPNVATPIVVQASLSVAFAILAEASLSFLGLGVRPPEPSWGGMINQGRGYLQQAPWIVFGPGAALFVTVLGLNFVGDAIRDALDPRIRV; encoded by the coding sequence ATGGCTGAACGAGCGATCTCCCTGGAAGCGCCCCTCGCTCCCGTCGCGCCGGCCCGCCCGCGCAGCCGCCGATTCGCGATGCTCCGGCGGGCGCTGACCGCGCGCGGCGCGCCGTTCGGCGGCCTCGTGTTGCTCGCCGTCGTGCTGATGGCGCTGCTGGCCTCAGCGCTCGCCCCCTATGACCCGCTCAAGCAGGATCTCTCGAACATCCTGCTGCCGCCGAGCGCTGACCACTGGCTGGGCACCGACAACCTCGGGCGTGACGTCGTCTCGCGCATGATCCACGGCACGCGTGTCTCGCTGATCGCCGGGCTGGCGTCGGTGGCGCTGGCCGTCGTCGCCGGGTCGCTGCTCGGCCTGAGCGCCGGGTTCGCCGGCGGCACGTACGACAGCATCGTCATGCGGCTGATCGACGCGATCCTCTCCTTCCCGGCCCTCGTGCTGGCGCTGGCGCTCGGCGCGGTCATGGGAGCCGGCCTGAGCGGCGTGGTGATCGCCCTGGGCGTCGTCTACACCCCGACGTTTGCCCGGCTGATGCGCGGCCAGGTGCTGACCGTCCGCGAGCGCGAGTACGTCCAGGCCGCGCGGGTGCTCGGCTCGCCAGGCTGGCGCATCGTTCGGCAGCACGTCCTGCCGAACGTGGCCACGCCCATCGTGGTGCAGGCCTCGCTCTCCGTCGCCTTCGCGATCCTGGCGGAAGCGTCGCTCTCGTTTCTGGGACTCGGCGTGCGCCCGCCGGAGCCAAGCTGGGGTGGGATGATCAACCAGGGGCGCGGCTACCTCCAGCAAGCGCCGTGGATCGTGTTCGGGCCGGGCGCGGCGCTGTTCGTCACGGTCCTGGGCCTGAACTTCGTCGGCGACGCGATCCGCGACGCTCTGGACCCGCGCATCCGGGTCTAG
- a CDS encoding ABC transporter permease, with protein MGTLISRRLAAMIPVLVLVTFGVFALIHLTPGDPIDAMMAESYDPAAKERIRLELGLDQPIHVQYVTWIGKVVQGDFGRSIRDNQPVIENVSRRIGVSLQLALFAMVISLAVAFPIGILSASHRNSPIDGFGTMFALFGICMPNFLIALLLIYLFGVSLRWLPISGYVAPADGGVLGTIRSLTLPAVTLGLALAAVVTRTLRSSLLETLNEDYVRTARAKGLSEQLVIRRHALKNGLIPVVTVLGLQFGSLIGGAVITEYVFALPGIGRLVVDSVFSRDYPLVQGVILLIAIGFVLCNLLVDIVYGWLDPRIRYG; from the coding sequence ATGGGAACACTGATCTCCCGTCGGCTCGCCGCGATGATCCCCGTCCTGGTGCTGGTGACGTTCGGCGTGTTCGCCCTGATCCACCTGACGCCGGGAGATCCGATCGACGCCATGATGGCCGAGTCGTACGATCCGGCCGCCAAGGAGCGGATCAGACTCGAGCTTGGCCTGGATCAGCCGATTCATGTCCAGTACGTCACCTGGATCGGCAAGGTCGTTCAAGGCGACTTCGGCCGGTCGATTCGTGACAACCAGCCGGTCATCGAGAACGTCAGCCGTCGCATCGGCGTCAGCCTCCAGCTGGCGCTCTTCGCGATGGTCATCTCGCTGGCCGTGGCATTTCCCATCGGCATCCTCTCGGCCTCGCACCGCAACTCCCCGATTGACGGCTTCGGCACCATGTTCGCCCTGTTCGGCATCTGCATGCCGAACTTCTTGATCGCCCTGCTCCTGATCTACCTGTTCGGCGTCTCGCTGCGCTGGCTGCCGATCTCCGGGTACGTCGCTCCGGCAGACGGCGGGGTGTTGGGCACGATCCGCTCGCTGACGCTGCCGGCGGTCACGCTCGGGCTGGCGCTCGCAGCCGTGGTCACCCGGACACTGCGCTCCAGCCTGCTCGAGACCCTCAACGAGGACTACGTCCGCACCGCCCGCGCGAAAGGCCTGTCAGAACAACTGGTGATCCGCCGCCACGCCCTCAAGAACGGCCTGATTCCGGTGGTGACCGTGCTCGGGCTGCAGTTCGGATCGCTGATCGGCGGCGCGGTCATTACCGAGTACGTCTTCGCCCTGCCGGGCATCGGACGGCTCGTCGTCGACTCGGTGTTCTCGCGCGACTATCCGCTGGTGCAGGGCGTCATCCTGCTGATCGCCATCGGCTTCGTGCTGTGCAACCTGCTCGTCGATATCGTCTACGGCTGGCTCGACCCGAGGATTCGGTATGGCTGA
- a CDS encoding peptide ABC transporter substrate-binding protein, with protein MRVGFYVEAATMDPHLSGSKIDRQVYHNLFEPLLVLDTKLQIKPGLAESWSQPDPKTIVFKLRQGVKFHDDTEFDAESVKFNFDRMQNPETKSLRTGEIANVQNAEVVDKYTVKLNLKKPDAALLATLTDRAGMIISPAAVKKFGADLQRNPVGTGPFQFVEWVKDDHLSLKRFDGYWNKTGGPYLDGIRYRPIPDDTVKTQSLVGGEIDVMDYVAPRDVAMLKGNANVQEVDVESLATFNYQLNTTRAPFDKKELRQAVAYALDVTAIVKGVWLNVGVPSNGPIAPSSWAYDSSIKPIQRDVAKAKELLKAGGKPDGFTFNCITNNIPINVQEAEAMKAQLAEVGITMEVTLVDSARLAADQNARNFDMTSYQWSGRPDPDGNTFQFFKTQPGSGVNFAGYSNPKVDEILDKTREVSDQAERKKLYSELVKILQEDMPWIFILHPIEPKAFSPKVQGYDPIPDGMIRFKDMWLK; from the coding sequence ATGCGCGTCGGCTTCTACGTCGAGGCCGCCACCATGGACCCGCACCTGTCCGGCAGCAAGATCGACCGGCAGGTCTACCACAACCTCTTCGAGCCGCTGCTGGTCCTGGACACGAAGCTCCAGATCAAGCCCGGCCTGGCCGAGTCGTGGTCCCAGCCCGACCCGAAGACCATCGTCTTCAAGCTGCGCCAGGGCGTCAAGTTCCACGACGACACGGAGTTCGACGCCGAGAGCGTCAAGTTCAACTTCGACCGCATGCAGAATCCAGAGACCAAGTCGCTGCGGACCGGCGAGATCGCCAACGTCCAGAACGCCGAGGTTGTGGACAAGTACACGGTCAAGCTCAACCTCAAGAAGCCCGACGCCGCCCTGCTGGCCACCCTCACCGACCGCGCCGGCATGATCATCTCGCCGGCCGCCGTCAAGAAGTTCGGCGCCGATCTGCAGCGCAACCCGGTCGGCACTGGCCCCTTCCAGTTCGTCGAGTGGGTCAAAGACGACCACCTGTCCCTGAAGCGCTTCGACGGCTACTGGAACAAGACCGGCGGCCCGTACCTGGACGGCATCCGCTACCGCCCCATCCCCGACGACACCGTCAAGACCCAGAGCCTGGTGGGCGGCGAGATCGACGTCATGGATTACGTCGCGCCGCGTGACGTCGCCATGCTCAAGGGCAACGCGAACGTCCAGGAAGTCGATGTCGAGTCGCTGGCAACCTTCAACTACCAGTTGAACACGACGCGCGCGCCGTTCGACAAGAAGGAGCTGCGGCAGGCCGTGGCCTACGCCCTGGACGTAACGGCCATCGTCAAGGGCGTCTGGCTGAACGTCGGCGTACCGTCCAACGGACCGATCGCGCCATCGTCGTGGGCCTACGACAGCTCGATCAAGCCGATCCAGCGCGACGTGGCGAAGGCGAAGGAGCTGCTCAAGGCTGGCGGCAAGCCAGACGGCTTCACCTTCAACTGCATCACCAACAACATCCCGATCAACGTCCAGGAAGCCGAGGCGATGAAGGCGCAACTGGCCGAAGTCGGGATCACGATGGAAGTGACGCTGGTCGACTCGGCCCGTCTGGCCGCCGACCAGAACGCCCGCAACTTCGACATGACGAGCTACCAGTGGAGCGGCCGGCCGGACCCAGACGGCAACACGTTCCAGTTCTTCAAGACCCAGCCGGGATCGGGCGTCAACTTCGCCGGCTACTCGAACCCGAAGGTGGACGAGATCCTGGACAAGACCCGCGAGGTCTCGGATCAGGCCGAGCGCAAGAAGCTGTACAGCGAGCTGGTGAAGATCCTCCAGGAGGACATGCCCTGGATCTTCATCCTCCACCCCATCGAGCCGAAGGCGTTCAGCCCGAAGGTCCAGGGGTACGACCCGATCCCAGACGGAATGATCCGCTTCAAGGACATGTGGCTGAAGTAG
- a CDS encoding S9 family peptidase, which produces MKVTAGMVARVRALAEPHWSPDGRWLAYLESFDGRGDVMLARADGRGPVRRLTADPGAQPTASYGGGVLNWLDAETVIYVAPPAGQLYAQAVSGGPARQLTSLTGRVAAPAAAPGGRWIACMVSGKHDQHIVVVDASGEEWPRRVSRAGDFVFDPTISADGSVAWQEWSVPDMAWDASRVWLCRPGRQPEVVDGSAPGSGEPVSAIQPRLSPDGRLLAYLSDRGGWWNLWLYDLATGERRQLVEDAAEQGGPTWGPGGQRYAWSPDGRQIAVIRSEAGFSGVHLVDIAAGEMRACGPQDGSVQAVAWSPAGDRLAAVWGRADAPTCLATLSVADGSLTAVAEGAAAGFEVAATPLPEAVTWTSSDGETVHGLFYAPPGHDPAAGPPPVIVRVHGGPTGIVEAGFDARTAYWLDRGWAILQVNYRGSAGYGRAYRQALHENWGVHDVEDTVSGAQELAQRGRVDGRRMVVMGGSAGGYTVLLSMALHPEVFAAGVDLYGVADLFSLSEDTHRFEAHYLDSIVGLLPATYDRYTERSPQTHADKITRPLLILQGDKDDVVPLAQSQTIYDTLQRKGRTVEMKVYEGEGHGWRRLATVTDELDRIDRFLRRYVRKVATG; this is translated from the coding sequence ATGAAGGTCACGGCGGGGATGGTTGCCCGCGTGCGGGCGCTGGCGGAGCCGCACTGGTCGCCGGACGGGCGTTGGCTGGCCTACCTGGAGAGCTTCGACGGACGGGGCGATGTCATGCTGGCGCGGGCCGATGGGCGCGGCCCGGTCCGCCGGCTGACCGCCGATCCTGGCGCCCAGCCGACAGCATCGTATGGCGGCGGCGTCCTCAACTGGCTGGACGCCGAGACGGTCATCTACGTCGCGCCGCCCGCGGGGCAGCTGTACGCGCAAGCGGTGAGCGGCGGCCCGGCGCGCCAGTTGACGAGCCTGACCGGGCGGGTTGCCGCCCCGGCCGCCGCGCCGGGCGGCCGGTGGATCGCCTGCATGGTGAGCGGCAAGCACGACCAGCATATCGTGGTGGTCGATGCGAGCGGCGAGGAGTGGCCGCGCCGCGTGTCACGGGCCGGCGATTTCGTGTTCGACCCGACCATCTCGGCAGATGGCTCCGTCGCGTGGCAGGAGTGGAGCGTCCCGGACATGGCCTGGGACGCGAGCCGCGTCTGGCTGTGCCGGCCGGGCCGCCAGCCCGAGGTGGTGGACGGCAGCGCGCCCGGCTCCGGCGAGCCGGTGTCCGCGATCCAGCCGCGCCTCAGCCCGGATGGCAGGCTGCTGGCGTATCTCTCTGACCGGGGCGGCTGGTGGAACCTGTGGCTCTACGACCTCGCCACCGGCGAGCGCCGCCAGCTGGTTGAGGATGCCGCCGAGCAGGGCGGCCCGACCTGGGGGCCGGGCGGCCAGCGGTACGCGTGGTCGCCGGACGGCCGGCAGATCGCGGTGATCCGCAGTGAGGCGGGGTTCTCGGGCGTGCACCTGGTGGATATAGCTGCTGGTGAGATGCGCGCGTGCGGGCCGCAAGATGGCTCGGTGCAGGCGGTGGCGTGGTCACCGGCCGGGGACCGGCTGGCGGCGGTCTGGGGCCGGGCCGACGCCCCGACGTGCCTCGCCACACTGAGTGTCGCGGATGGCAGCCTGACGGCGGTGGCCGAGGGCGCGGCGGCCGGCTTCGAGGTGGCTGCCACGCCGCTTCCGGAAGCGGTTACCTGGACGTCGTCGGACGGCGAGACGGTACACGGGCTGTTCTACGCACCGCCCGGCCACGACCCAGCTGCCGGACCGCCGCCGGTGATCGTGCGCGTCCACGGCGGCCCAACCGGGATCGTCGAGGCCGGCTTCGACGCGCGGACGGCGTACTGGCTGGATCGCGGCTGGGCGATTCTGCAAGTGAACTACCGGGGCAGCGCCGGCTACGGGCGGGCGTACCGGCAGGCGCTCCACGAGAACTGGGGTGTCCACGACGTGGAAGACACCGTCTCGGGCGCGCAGGAGCTGGCGCAGCGGGGTCGGGTGGACGGCCGGCGGATGGTCGTGATGGGCGGCAGCGCCGGCGGGTACACCGTTCTGCTGAGCATGGCGCTCCATCCGGAGGTCTTCGCGGCTGGCGTGGACCTCTACGGCGTGGCCGACCTGTTCTCGCTCTCGGAGGACACCCATCGCTTCGAGGCCCACTACCTCGACTCGATCGTAGGGCTGCTGCCGGCCACCTACGACCGCTACACCGAGCGCTCGCCGCAGACCCACGCCGACAAGATCACCCGGCCGCTGCTGATCCTGCAGGGGGACAAGGACGATGTGGTGCCGCTGGCCCAGAGCCAGACGATCTACGACACGCTCCAGCGCAAGGGGCGCACGGTCGAGATGAAGGTGTACGAGGGCGAGGGGCATGGCTGGCGGCGGCTGGCCACGGTCACGGATGAGCTGGACCGGATCGACCGGTTCCTGCGGCGGTACGTGCGGAAGGTCGCCACCGGCTGA
- a CDS encoding ABC transporter permease, whose translation MSDDAASIPRRAHPGQGVVVASASLTAGRAGQSGAARGYVAATWVRLRRDRLSMAALGLLIAIVLLTVAGPPVVQHTLGLDPFRQTLTRRYQPPSATYPFGTDDLGRDVLSRTLIAGRVSFTIGLVIALVSLVVGVPVGLASGYYGGRFDDVSNAVIQTLANIPTMFLLILLAAMFRSAQLPFDVPWTFVMAVIIGLLGWMGTARQVRGRALSVRECDYIQAARALGASDSRIIARHLLPNVFSLVTVIAGFDIAGGILAESGLSYLGLGVQPPTASWGNMLGASLENVSRAPWLVAFPGLAIFLTTLAIFLLADGLRDALDPRLRS comes from the coding sequence ATGAGTGACGACGCGGCCAGCATCCCCAGGCGTGCGCACCCTGGCCAAGGAGTCGTCGTCGCGTCGGCCAGCCTGACAGCCGGCCGGGCCGGGCAGTCCGGGGCGGCGCGCGGCTACGTCGCCGCCACCTGGGTTCGGCTGCGGCGAGATCGGTTGTCGATGGCCGCACTCGGATTGCTGATCGCCATCGTGCTGCTGACCGTCGCCGGGCCGCCGGTCGTCCAGCACACGCTCGGCCTCGATCCGTTCCGCCAGACGCTCACCCGGCGCTACCAGCCACCGTCCGCGACCTACCCGTTCGGCACCGACGACCTCGGCCGCGACGTGCTCTCACGGACGCTGATCGCCGGTCGGGTCTCGTTCACCATCGGACTGGTGATCGCGCTGGTGTCGTTGGTCGTCGGCGTACCGGTTGGGCTGGCGTCAGGGTACTACGGCGGGCGCTTCGACGACGTCTCGAATGCCGTCATCCAGACGTTGGCAAACATCCCGACCATGTTCCTGCTGATCCTGCTGGCCGCGATGTTCCGCTCGGCGCAGCTTCCGTTCGACGTGCCGTGGACGTTCGTCATGGCGGTCATCATCGGGCTGCTCGGATGGATGGGGACGGCTCGGCAGGTGCGCGGCCGGGCCCTCTCCGTGCGCGAGTGCGACTACATCCAGGCCGCCCGAGCGCTCGGCGCATCGGACAGCCGCATCATCGCGCGGCATCTGCTCCCGAACGTCTTCTCGCTGGTGACCGTCATCGCCGGCTTCGACATCGCCGGCGGCATCCTGGCCGAAAGCGGTCTCAGCTACCTCGGACTCGGGGTGCAGCCCCCCACAGCCTCCTGGGGCAACATGCTCGGCGCGTCGTTGGAGAACGTCTCACGAGCGCCCTGGCTGGTCGCCTTCCCGGGCCTGGCGATCTTCCTGACCACGCTCGCCATCTTCCTGCTCGCCGACGGGCTCCGCGACGCCCTGGACCCCCGCCTGCGCTCCTGA